The Candidatus Pantoea soli genome window below encodes:
- the rpsT gene encoding 30S ribosomal protein S20, with product MANIKSAKKRAVTSEKRRKQNASNRSMMRTFIKKVYAAIATGDKAAAQNAFNEMQPIVDRQAAKGLIHKNKAARHKANLTAQINKLA from the coding sequence TTGGCTAATATCAAATCAGCTAAGAAACGCGCCGTAACATCTGAGAAACGTCGCAAGCAAAACGCGAGCAACCGTTCTATGATGCGTACTTTCATCAAGAAAGTATACGCGGCTATCGCAACCGGCGACAAAGCTGCTGCGCAGAACGCATTCAACGAAATGCAACCAATCGTGGACCGTCAGGCTGCTAAAGGTCTGATCCACAAAAACAAAGCTGCACGTCATAAAGCAAACCTGACTGCTCAGATCAACAAACTGGCTTAA
- the dnaJ gene encoding molecular chaperone DnaJ: MAKSDFYEILGVSKSADEREIKKAYKRLAMKYHPDRNPGDKEAEAKFKEVKEAYEILTDAQKRAAYDQYGHAAFEQGGGGGGFGGGFGGGGADFSDIFGDVFGDIFGGGRRQRASRGADLRYNMELTLEEAVRGVTKEIRIPTLEECDVCHGSGAKAGTQPQTCPTCHGAGQVQMRQGFFTVQQACPTCHGRGSVIKDPCNACHGHGRVERQKTLSVKIPAGVDTGDRIRLSGEGEAGEHGAPAGDLYVQVSVKKHPIFEREENNLYCEVPINFAMAALGGEIEVPTLDGRVKLKVPAETQTGKLFRMRGKGVKSVRGGAVGDLLCRVVVETPVSLSDKQKALLRELEESFGGPTGEKNSPRSKSFFDGVKKFFDDLTR; this comes from the coding sequence ATGGCTAAGAGTGATTTTTACGAGATCTTAGGCGTCTCAAAATCCGCCGACGAGCGCGAAATTAAGAAGGCATATAAGCGCCTGGCGATGAAGTATCACCCGGACCGCAACCCGGGCGATAAAGAAGCCGAAGCCAAATTTAAAGAGGTTAAGGAAGCCTACGAAATCCTGACCGATGCGCAGAAGCGTGCGGCCTATGACCAGTACGGTCATGCAGCCTTTGAACAGGGCGGCGGTGGCGGCGGCTTTGGTGGCGGCTTCGGCGGCGGCGGGGCTGACTTCAGCGATATCTTTGGCGACGTGTTCGGCGACATTTTTGGTGGAGGACGCCGTCAGCGCGCCTCACGCGGCGCCGATTTACGCTACAACATGGAACTGACGCTGGAAGAAGCGGTACGCGGCGTGACCAAAGAGATCCGCATTCCAACGCTGGAAGAGTGTGATGTCTGCCACGGCAGCGGTGCCAAAGCGGGAACCCAGCCGCAAACCTGTCCAACCTGTCACGGTGCTGGCCAGGTGCAGATGCGTCAGGGCTTTTTCACCGTTCAGCAGGCGTGTCCGACCTGTCATGGCCGCGGCTCGGTGATTAAAGATCCGTGCAACGCCTGTCATGGTCATGGACGCGTGGAGCGCCAGAAAACGCTGTCGGTGAAAATCCCGGCGGGCGTGGATACCGGCGATCGCATCCGTCTCAGCGGCGAAGGCGAAGCGGGCGAACACGGGGCACCTGCTGGCGATCTGTATGTTCAGGTTTCGGTGAAAAAACACCCTATCTTTGAACGTGAAGAGAATAACCTCTACTGTGAAGTGCCGATTAACTTCGCGATGGCGGCGCTGGGCGGTGAGATTGAAGTGCCGACGCTGGATGGTCGCGTGAAGCTGAAAGTCCCCGCAGAGACCCAGACCGGTAAGCTGTTCCGCATGCGCGGTAAAGGCGTGAAATCGGTCCGCGGTGGTGCGGTAGGGGATCTGCTGTGCCGGGTCGTGGTGGAGACGCCAGTGAGCCTGAGCGACAAACAGAAAGCGCTGCTGCGCGAGCTGGAAGAGAGCTTTGGCGGACCAACGGGTGAAAAGAACAGCCCGCGTTCCAAAAGCTTCTTTGACGGCGTGAAAAAGTTCTTTGATGACCTGACGCGCTGA
- the ileS gene encoding isoleucine--tRNA ligase, with protein MSDYKSTLNLPETGFPMRGDLAKREPAMLQRWYDDNLYGIIRAAKKGKKTFILHDGPPYANGSIHIGHSVNKILKDIIVKSKGMAGYDSPYVPGWDCHGLPIEHKVEQMIGKPGEKVSAAAFREACRNYAAEQVEGQKKDFIRLGVLGDWDRPYLTMNFQTEANIIRALGKIIGNGHLHKGAKPVHWCMDCRSALAEAEVEYYDKTSPSIDVMFNALDADAVRAKFGVATSEGPVSLVIWTTTPWTMPANRAISLHPEFDYQLVQIDGRSLILAKDLVESVMKRAGISEWTVLGESKGAALELQLFQHPFLSHIQSKVVLGDHVTLDAGTGAVHTAPGHGPDDYVIGQKYGIETANPVGPDGTYLPGTYPTLDGVNVFKANDMIVALLQEKGALLHVEKLLHSYPHCWRHKTPIIFRATPQWFISMDQQGLRAQSLKEIKGVQWIPDWGQARIEAMVANRPDWCISRQRTWGVPMALFVHKETEQLHPDTLALMEKVAQRVEQDGIQAWWDLDPRDLMGDDADSYVKVPDTLDVWFDSGSTSFSVVDARPEFEGHAPDMYLEGSDQHRGWFMSSLMISTAMKGKAPYRQVLTHGFTVDGQGRKMSKSIGNTVAPQDVMDKLGADILRLWVASTDYSGEMAVSDEILKRAADSYRRIRNTARFLLANLAGFNPATDCVSPEEMVVVDRWAVGRALAAQQDIVHSYENYDFHEVVQRLMHFCSIEMGSFYLDVIKDRQYTAKGDSLARRSCQTALWHIAEALVRWMAPIMSFTADEIWGYLPGERAPYVFTEEWYEGLFGLADNEALNDAYWAELLKVRSEVNKVIEQARSDKRIGGALEASVTLYADAGLAAKLQALGDELRFVLLTSGAIVADYVTASDEAQQSELLKGLKIALHKAEGEKCPRCWHYTTDVGQNPEHAAICGRCYTNVAGNGEARKFA; from the coding sequence ATGAGTGACTATAAATCTACCCTGAATTTGCCGGAAACGGGGTTCCCGATGCGTGGCGATCTGGCCAAACGCGAACCGGCAATGCTGCAACGCTGGTATGATGACAACCTGTACGGCATCATCCGCGCCGCAAAAAAAGGGAAAAAAACCTTTATCCTGCATGATGGCCCTCCTTATGCGAACGGCAGCATTCATATTGGTCACTCAGTTAACAAGATTCTGAAAGACATTATCGTTAAGTCGAAAGGCATGGCGGGCTACGATTCGCCCTATGTTCCAGGCTGGGACTGCCACGGCTTACCGATTGAGCACAAAGTTGAGCAGATGATCGGCAAGCCGGGCGAGAAAGTCAGCGCGGCAGCGTTCCGTGAAGCCTGCCGCAATTACGCCGCAGAGCAGGTGGAAGGTCAGAAGAAAGACTTTATCCGCCTGGGCGTGCTGGGCGACTGGGATCGTCCCTATCTGACGATGAATTTCCAGACTGAAGCCAACATCATTCGCGCGCTGGGTAAAATCATCGGCAATGGCCACCTGCACAAAGGTGCGAAGCCGGTGCACTGGTGCATGGATTGCCGCTCTGCGCTGGCCGAAGCGGAAGTAGAATATTACGACAAAACCTCGCCCTCCATTGATGTGATGTTTAATGCGCTGGACGCAGACGCGGTCCGCGCGAAGTTTGGCGTTGCGACCTCCGAAGGCCCGGTGTCGCTGGTGATCTGGACCACCACGCCGTGGACCATGCCGGCCAACCGCGCCATCTCACTGCACCCTGAATTTGATTACCAGCTGGTACAGATCGACGGTCGCAGCCTGATTCTGGCGAAAGACCTGGTTGAGAGCGTGATGAAGCGCGCCGGCATCAGCGAATGGACGGTACTGGGCGAAAGCAAAGGCGCGGCGCTGGAACTGCAGCTGTTCCAGCATCCGTTCCTGTCTCACATCCAGTCAAAAGTCGTGCTGGGCGATCACGTGACGCTGGACGCCGGTACCGGTGCGGTGCACACCGCGCCAGGCCACGGCCCTGACGACTATGTGATTGGTCAGAAATATGGTATCGAAACCGCGAACCCGGTAGGACCGGACGGCACTTACCTGCCAGGCACCTATCCCACGCTGGACGGAGTCAACGTCTTTAAAGCCAACGACATGATCGTGGCGCTGCTGCAGGAGAAGGGCGCGCTGCTGCACGTCGAAAAACTGCTGCACAGCTACCCGCACTGCTGGCGTCACAAAACGCCGATCATCTTCCGTGCGACCCCGCAGTGGTTTATCAGCATGGATCAGCAGGGGCTGCGTGCGCAGTCGCTGAAAGAGATCAAAGGCGTGCAGTGGATTCCGGACTGGGGCCAGGCGCGTATCGAGGCCATGGTGGCGAACCGTCCGGACTGGTGTATCTCACGTCAGCGTACCTGGGGCGTGCCGATGGCGCTGTTCGTGCATAAAGAGACCGAGCAGCTGCATCCGGACACGCTGGCGCTGATGGAAAAAGTGGCGCAGCGTGTGGAGCAGGACGGCATTCAGGCCTGGTGGGATCTCGACCCGCGCGATCTGATGGGTGACGACGCTGACAGCTATGTCAAAGTGCCGGATACGCTGGATGTCTGGTTCGATTCCGGCTCCACCAGCTTCTCGGTGGTTGACGCACGTCCGGAGTTTGAAGGACATGCGCCAGATATGTATCTGGAAGGATCGGACCAGCACCGCGGCTGGTTTATGTCTTCCCTGATGATCTCCACGGCGATGAAAGGCAAAGCGCCTTATCGTCAGGTACTGACGCACGGGTTCACCGTGGACGGTCAGGGCCGCAAAATGTCGAAATCCATCGGCAACACCGTCGCGCCGCAGGACGTCATGGACAAACTGGGCGCCGATATTCTGCGCCTGTGGGTGGCTTCAACCGACTACTCAGGCGAGATGGCGGTTTCCGACGAAATCCTCAAGCGTGCTGCTGACAGCTATCGTCGTATCCGTAACACCGCGCGCTTCCTGCTGGCAAACCTGGCGGGCTTTAATCCGGCGACCGATTGCGTCAGCCCGGAAGAGATGGTGGTGGTGGACCGCTGGGCGGTTGGGCGTGCGCTGGCAGCGCAGCAGGACATCGTACACTCCTATGAAAACTACGATTTCCACGAAGTGGTGCAGCGTCTGATGCACTTCTGCTCCATTGAGATGGGCTCGTTCTATCTGGATGTGATCAAAGATCGTCAGTACACCGCGAAGGGCGATAGCCTGGCCCGTCGCAGCTGCCAGACCGCACTGTGGCATATCGCAGAAGCGCTGGTACGCTGGATGGCACCGATCATGTCCTTTACCGCAGATGAAATCTGGGGCTACCTGCCGGGCGAGCGTGCGCCGTATGTCTTTACCGAAGAGTGGTACGAAGGCCTGTTTGGTCTGGCAGACAACGAAGCGCTGAATGATGCTTACTGGGCAGAGCTGCTGAAAGTGCGTAGCGAAGTCAACAAAGTGATCGAGCAGGCGCGCAGCGACAAACGCATTGGCGGCGCGCTGGAAGCCAGCGTGACGCTGTACGCTGATGCCGGGCTGGCAGCGAAGCTGCAGGCGCTGGGCGATGAGCTGCGTTTTGTGTTGCTGACCTCGGGCGCGATCGTGGCCGACTACGTGACGGCCAGCGACGAAGCGCAGCAGAGTGAGCTGTTAAAAGGTCTGAAAATTGCGCTGCATAAAGCAGAAGGCGAGAAATGCCCGCGCTGCTGGCATTACACTACCGACGTCGGCCAGAACCCGGAGCATGCGGCGATCTGCGGACGTTGCTATACCAACGTAGCCGGCAACGGCGAAGCGCGGAAGTTTGCCTGA
- the nhaA gene encoding Na+/H+ antiporter NhaA → MNKPRSLRSLLKSFIESDASNGIVLILAAVAAMILANNASTAQGYQALLAEPVQIRFGALDISKNLLLWINDALMALFFLLIGLEVKRELITGELASRDRAIFPVIAALGGMVAPAIIFLLFNHDNDIARNGWAIPTATDIAFALGVLALLGSRVPAALKVFLMALAIIDDLGAIVIIALFYTSDLSVLSLSVAAGAIVLLAILNRCGVRNIAIYMLVGIVLWTAVLKSGVHATLAGVIVGFFVPLEEKEGHSPAEHLAHGLMPWVNWLILPLFAFANAGISLSGITFGDVLSPEPLGIILGLLIGKPLGITLFCWLAVKLRLAALPGGTTIRDIMAIGVLCGIGFTMSIFISSLAFDAAHEQLVTFSKLGILSGSLLSAVIGFVLLRIKLR, encoded by the coding sequence GTGAACAAACCCCGTAGTCTCCGAAGCTTGCTGAAAAGCTTTATCGAAAGCGACGCCAGCAATGGCATCGTGCTGATTCTCGCGGCCGTCGCGGCCATGATCCTTGCCAATAACGCCTCGACTGCGCAAGGCTATCAGGCTTTACTCGCCGAACCGGTACAGATCCGTTTTGGTGCGCTGGATATCAGCAAAAATCTGCTGCTGTGGATTAACGATGCGCTGATGGCGCTGTTCTTTTTGCTGATTGGCCTGGAGGTGAAGCGTGAGCTGATCACCGGGGAGCTTGCCAGCCGCGATCGCGCCATTTTTCCCGTCATTGCCGCGCTCGGCGGCATGGTGGCACCAGCAATCATTTTTCTGCTGTTTAACCATGATAATGACATTGCCCGCAACGGCTGGGCGATTCCGACGGCGACTGATATCGCGTTCGCACTTGGCGTACTGGCACTGCTGGGCAGCCGCGTACCGGCCGCGCTGAAAGTTTTTCTGATGGCGCTGGCGATCATTGATGACCTCGGTGCCATCGTGATTATCGCGCTGTTCTATACCAGCGATCTTTCGGTGCTGTCGCTCAGCGTGGCCGCCGGCGCAATTGTCCTGCTGGCAATCCTTAATCGCTGTGGCGTGCGCAATATCGCTATCTATATGCTGGTGGGGATCGTGCTGTGGACCGCGGTGCTGAAATCCGGTGTCCATGCCACGCTGGCGGGCGTGATTGTCGGATTCTTTGTCCCGCTGGAAGAGAAAGAGGGGCATTCGCCGGCGGAACATCTGGCGCACGGCCTGATGCCATGGGTGAACTGGCTGATTCTGCCGCTGTTCGCTTTCGCCAATGCCGGCATTTCACTCAGCGGCATTACTTTCGGCGATGTTCTCTCTCCCGAGCCGCTGGGCATCATTCTCGGCCTGTTAATCGGCAAACCGTTAGGGATTACCCTGTTCTGCTGGCTGGCGGTGAAACTGCGGCTGGCAGCGCTGCCGGGCGGGACAACGATACGCGATATCATGGCCATCGGCGTGCTGTGTGGCATCGGGTTCACCATGTCGATCTTTATCAGCTCGCTGGCATTTGATGCCGCGCATGAGCAACTGGTGACCTTCTCGAAACTCGGGATACTCAGCGGATCGCTGCTGTCTGCGGTCATCGGTTTTGTACTGCTGCGGATAAAGCTGCGCTGA
- the carA gene encoding glutamine-hydrolyzing carbamoyl-phosphate synthase small subunit — translation MIKSALLVLEDGTQFHGRAIGATGSAVGEVVFNTSMTGYQEILTDPSYSRQIVTLTYPHIGNVGANAADEESSQIHAQGLVIRDLPLITSNFRSEESLSAYLQRNNIVGIADIDTRKLTRLLREKGALNGCIIAGDNPDAALALQKAQAFPGLKGMDLAKEVTTAETYAWQQGSWTLKAGLPEQQRADSLPFHVVAYDYGAKRNILRMLVDRGCRLTVVPAQTPAEDVLALNPDGIFLSNGPGDPEPCDYAIRAIQAFLQTEIPVFGICLGHQLLALASGAKTVKMKLGHHGGNHPVKDLDNNRVMITAQNHGFAVDDSNLPANLRVTHVSLFDQTVQGIHRTDKPAFSFQGHPEASPGPHDAAPLFDHFIELIEAYRSHAK, via the coding sequence TTGATTAAGTCAGCGCTCTTGGTTCTGGAAGACGGAACCCAATTCCACGGTCGGGCCATCGGGGCAACGGGATCGGCAGTGGGGGAGGTCGTTTTCAACACGTCAATGACCGGTTATCAAGAAATCCTCACTGATCCCTCCTATTCCCGCCAGATCGTCACCCTTACTTATCCCCATATCGGCAATGTTGGTGCTAACGCCGCCGATGAAGAATCCAGTCAAATCCATGCTCAGGGCCTCGTGATTCGCGACCTGCCGCTGATTACCAGTAACTTCCGCAGTGAAGAGAGCCTGTCAGCGTATCTGCAGCGCAATAACATTGTGGGCATTGCCGATATCGATACCCGTAAGCTGACCCGTCTGCTGCGCGAAAAAGGCGCGCTGAATGGCTGCATTATTGCCGGTGATAATCCGGATGCTGCGCTGGCGCTGCAAAAGGCACAGGCGTTTCCTGGCCTGAAAGGCATGGATCTGGCAAAAGAAGTGACAACCGCAGAAACCTACGCCTGGCAGCAGGGCAGCTGGACGCTGAAAGCCGGCCTGCCGGAGCAGCAGCGCGCAGATTCGCTGCCGTTCCATGTGGTGGCCTATGACTACGGCGCAAAACGCAACATCCTGCGTATGCTGGTGGATCGCGGCTGCCGCCTGACGGTGGTACCGGCACAGACGCCGGCGGAAGACGTTCTGGCGCTCAATCCGGACGGCATTTTCCTGTCAAACGGCCCTGGCGATCCGGAGCCCTGTGATTACGCCATCCGCGCCATCCAGGCGTTTCTGCAAACCGAGATTCCGGTGTTCGGCATCTGCCTTGGCCACCAGCTGCTGGCGCTGGCCAGCGGGGCAAAAACCGTGAAGATGAAGCTGGGCCACCACGGCGGCAACCATCCGGTGAAAGACCTTGATAACAACAGGGTGATGATCACTGCACAGAACCACGGTTTTGCCGTGGATGACAGCAACCTGCCGGCCAACCTGCGCGTCACGCACGTTTCGCTGTTTGACCAGACGGTGCAGGGCATTCACCGCACCGACAAACCGGCTTTCAGCTTCCAGGGACACCCGGAAGCCAGCCCAGGCCCGCACGATGCGGCGCCGCTGTTCGATCACTTTATCGAACTGATCGAAGCTTACCGTTCTCACGCGAAGTAA
- the lspA gene encoding signal peptidase II: MNKPGSTGLRWLWVVLVVIVIDFASKQWIMNNMMLHETQPLMPFLNLFYAHNYGAAFSFLADKGGWQRWFFAGIAIAIVVALVVMMYRNHVSNKLTNIAYALIIGGALGNLFDRAWHGFVVDFIDFYIGDWHFATFNIADCGICIGAALVVLEGFLSPGSKKALQK; this comes from the coding sequence ATGAACAAACCTGGCTCTACCGGATTGCGCTGGTTGTGGGTGGTGCTGGTGGTGATCGTCATCGACTTCGCCAGCAAACAGTGGATCATGAACAACATGATGCTGCACGAAACGCAGCCGCTGATGCCGTTTCTGAATCTGTTCTACGCGCATAACTACGGCGCAGCGTTCAGTTTCCTGGCGGACAAAGGCGGCTGGCAGCGCTGGTTCTTCGCGGGTATCGCGATTGCCATCGTCGTGGCGCTGGTGGTGATGATGTATCGCAACCACGTCAGCAATAAGCTCACAAACATTGCCTACGCGCTGATTATTGGCGGGGCGCTGGGAAACCTGTTTGATCGCGCCTGGCACGGTTTCGTGGTCGATTTTATCGACTTCTACATCGGTGACTGGCACTTCGCCACCTTCAACATCGCCGATTGCGGAATCTGCATCGGTGCGGCGCTGGTGGTGCTGGAAGGGTTTCTCAGCCCCGGCAGTAAAAAAGCGCTGCAGAAATAG
- the ribF gene encoding bifunctional riboflavin kinase/FAD synthetase, whose amino-acid sequence MKLIRGIYNLKQQHRGCVLTIGNFDGVHRGHQALMAELIAEGRQRNLPVVVMLFEPQPLELFAGDKAPARITRLREKLKYLEQAGVDAVLCVRFDRRFAAHSAQSFISELLVNRLNVKFLAVGDDFRFGAGRQGDFLLLQKAGAEYGFEVISTQTYCDGGERISSTAVRQALAQDDFAQAQRLLGHPFSISGRVVHGDALGRTIGFPTANLPLRRTVTPVKGVFAVEVLGLGDSPVPGVANIGTRPTVKGLRQQLEVHLLDTHMNLYGRHIDVVLKRKIRDEQRFTSLDALKEQIAKDVVTARQFFGLQTPV is encoded by the coding sequence ATGAAGTTAATCCGCGGTATCTATAATCTGAAACAGCAGCATCGCGGCTGCGTCCTGACGATTGGTAATTTTGATGGCGTACATCGCGGCCACCAGGCGCTGATGGCGGAATTGATTGCCGAAGGACGCCAACGCAACCTGCCGGTGGTGGTGATGCTTTTTGAACCCCAGCCGCTGGAGCTGTTTGCCGGCGACAAAGCCCCGGCGCGCATTACGCGTCTGCGGGAAAAGCTGAAATACCTTGAGCAGGCCGGCGTCGATGCGGTTTTGTGCGTGCGCTTTGATCGCCGCTTTGCCGCCCATTCGGCGCAAAGCTTCATCAGTGAGCTGCTGGTGAACCGGCTCAACGTCAAATTCCTCGCGGTCGGTGACGATTTCCGCTTTGGCGCTGGTCGCCAGGGGGATTTCCTGTTATTACAGAAGGCCGGTGCGGAGTATGGCTTTGAGGTCATCAGCACCCAGACCTATTGTGATGGCGGCGAACGTATCAGCAGCACCGCGGTACGTCAGGCGCTGGCGCAGGATGATTTTGCGCAGGCGCAGCGGCTGCTTGGCCATCCGTTCAGCATTTCAGGCCGCGTCGTGCACGGTGATGCACTGGGACGCACCATCGGTTTCCCTACCGCGAATCTTCCGCTACGCCGCACGGTGACGCCGGTTAAAGGCGTATTTGCGGTGGAAGTGCTTGGCCTGGGCGACAGTCCGGTGCCGGGGGTGGCAAACATTGGCACACGTCCAACGGTAAAAGGTCTGCGTCAGCAGCTTGAAGTTCACCTGCTTGATACACATATGAATCTCTATGGGCGCCATATTGACGTGGTGCTGAAACGGAAGATTCGCGACGAACAGCGTTTCACATCGCTGGACGCGCTGAAAGAACAAATTGCGAAAGATGTGGTGACGGCCCGCCAATTTTTTGGGCTACAAACACCGGTTTAA
- the dapB gene encoding 4-hydroxy-tetrahydrodipicolinate reductase, whose translation MSEIRIAIVGAPGRMGRNLIEAVHQAEGVTLGAALARSGASLLGVDAGELAGIGKTGVIITDDLLSVVDDFDVLIDFTRPEGTLEYLAFCRQHRKAMVIGTTGFDEAGKAAIRAAADDIGIVFAANFSVGVNLVLNLLQQAAKVMGDYADIEITEAHHRHKVDAPSGTALAMGEAIADAMKWKLDEHAVYAREGHTGERKAQTIGFATVRAGDIVGEHTAMFADIGERVEITHKASSRMTFAKGAVKAAEWVMSRKSGLYDMRDVLNLTN comes from the coding sequence ATGAGTGAAATCCGCATTGCTATTGTGGGCGCACCGGGTCGCATGGGACGCAATCTGATTGAGGCCGTACACCAGGCGGAAGGCGTTACGCTGGGAGCGGCACTGGCACGCAGCGGCGCTTCGCTGCTGGGCGTGGATGCCGGCGAACTGGCGGGTATTGGGAAAACCGGCGTGATCATCACCGACGATCTGCTGAGCGTAGTCGATGATTTTGACGTGCTGATTGATTTTACCCGTCCGGAAGGCACGCTGGAGTATCTGGCGTTCTGTCGTCAGCACCGGAAGGCAATGGTGATCGGCACCACCGGCTTTGATGAGGCAGGTAAAGCGGCGATTCGTGCCGCTGCCGATGACATCGGTATTGTGTTTGCGGCTAACTTCAGCGTCGGGGTGAATCTGGTGCTGAACCTGCTGCAGCAGGCAGCAAAGGTGATGGGGGACTACGCCGATATCGAAATTACCGAAGCGCATCATCGTCATAAAGTCGATGCCCCTTCCGGCACCGCGCTGGCGATGGGGGAAGCGATTGCCGACGCGATGAAGTGGAAGCTGGATGAGCACGCCGTGTACGCCCGGGAAGGTCATACCGGTGAGCGCAAAGCGCAGACAATTGGCTTTGCCACCGTGCGTGCCGGCGATATCGTTGGTGAGCATACGGCGATGTTTGCTGATATTGGCGAACGTGTGGAGATTACGCACAAGGCTTCCAGTCGCATGACCTTTGCAAAAGGTGCCGTTAAGGCTGCGGAGTGGGTTATGTCGCGTAAAAGCGGGCTTTATGATATGCGTGATGTGCTGAATCTGACAAACTGA
- the ispH gene encoding 4-hydroxy-3-methylbut-2-enyl diphosphate reductase encodes MQILLANPRGFCAGVDRAISIVERALEMYGAPIYVRHEVVHNRYVVSSLRERGAIFIEEISEVPDNAILIFSAHGVSQAVRAEAKARSLTMLFDATCPLVTKVHMEVARASRKGVEAILIGHAGHPEVEGTMGQYSNPNGGMYLVESPEDVFKLTVKDENNLCFMTQTTLSVDDTSDVIDALRQRFPAIIGPRKDDICYATTNRQEAVRVLAQDAEVVLVVGSKNSSNSNRLAELAQRAGRLAKLIDSADDIQEEWVTGVKCIGVTAGASAPDILVQQVIQRLRELGGDAAVELIGREENIVFEVPKELRVDVREVQ; translated from the coding sequence ATGCAAATCCTGTTAGCTAACCCCCGCGGTTTCTGCGCAGGCGTGGACCGCGCTATCAGTATTGTTGAGCGCGCGCTGGAGATGTATGGCGCGCCCATCTATGTGCGCCATGAAGTGGTGCATAACCGTTATGTGGTCAGTAGCCTGCGCGAGCGCGGGGCCATCTTTATCGAAGAGATCAGCGAAGTGCCGGATAACGCGATTCTGATCTTCTCTGCCCACGGTGTATCTCAGGCGGTTCGCGCGGAAGCCAAAGCGCGCAGCCTGACGATGCTGTTCGACGCCACCTGTCCGCTGGTGACCAAGGTGCATATGGAAGTGGCACGCGCCAGCCGTAAAGGGGTAGAAGCGATTTTGATCGGTCATGCCGGCCATCCGGAAGTGGAAGGGACCATGGGGCAGTACAGCAACCCCAACGGTGGCATGTATCTGGTGGAGTCACCGGAGGACGTGTTTAAGCTGACGGTAAAAGATGAGAACAACCTGTGCTTCATGACGCAGACCACCCTGTCCGTCGACGATACCTCAGACGTCATTGACGCGCTGCGCCAGCGCTTTCCGGCCATTATCGGGCCACGCAAAGACGATATCTGCTACGCCACCACTAACCGTCAGGAAGCCGTGCGCGTGCTGGCTCAGGATGCAGAAGTGGTGCTGGTGGTTGGCTCAAAAAATTCATCCAACTCCAACCGCCTGGCGGAGCTGGCACAGCGTGCCGGGCGTCTGGCGAAGCTGATTGATTCAGCAGATGACATTCAGGAAGAGTGGGTGACCGGCGTAAAATGCATCGGTGTCACCGCCGGCGCGTCCGCACCGGATATTCTGGTGCAGCAGGTGATTCAGCGTTTGCGTGAACTGGGCGGTGATGCCGCCGTTGAGCTGATTGGCCGCGAAGAGAACATTGTCTTTGAAGTGCCGAAAGAGCTGCGCGTGGATGTGCGCGAGGTGCAGTAA
- the fkpB gene encoding FKBP-type peptidyl-prolyl cis-trans isomerase gives MSEKVQRDSALLVHFTLKLEDGSTAESTRANGKPALFRLGDGSLSAGLEQELLGRQAGDRHTFTLAPEEAFGAASPDLIQYFSRRDFIDAGEPEVGTIMLFTGIGGSEMPGVIREVSGDSITVDFNHPLAGQRITFDIEVLEVNPALEAGDANPVS, from the coding sequence ATGTCAGAGAAAGTCCAGCGCGATAGCGCGCTGCTGGTGCACTTCACACTTAAGCTGGAAGATGGCTCAACCGCCGAATCCACGCGCGCCAATGGCAAGCCCGCGCTGTTTCGTCTGGGCGATGGCAGCCTGTCAGCCGGGCTGGAGCAGGAGCTGCTGGGACGGCAGGCGGGCGATCGGCATACGTTTACGCTGGCGCCGGAAGAGGCATTTGGCGCGGCCAGTCCGGACCTGATCCAGTATTTCTCGCGTCGTGACTTTATTGATGCGGGTGAGCCGGAAGTGGGCACGATTATGCTGTTCACCGGCATCGGTGGCAGCGAAATGCCTGGCGTTATCCGGGAAGTCTCGGGCGATTCGATCACCGTAGACTTTAACCATCCGCTGGCCGGCCAGCGAATTACTTTTGACATTGAGGTGCTGGAGGTTAATCCGGCGCTGGAGGCAGGCGATGCAAATCCTGTTAGCTAA